The segment GCAATATCAAGCATTTGCataaatggaacaaaaaatttattccaaagtgttgttattaaaataaaaaataatggcgTCACGTGAAAAATTCGAAATGGATCGTTCGAAAAGTGGAGGGAAAATCGATTGTTTAGTTTTCCAAGTTGTTTAGTTGAAGGATCTTGGATTGAGCTCTAAAAGCTCCACGTCGCGGATTTGACCtagtttttagtattttctcttttcattttgtataggaAATAGCATTTTACACTTTGAACTATAAGTGATTCGtcagaaaataatcttcattTTCACTCGAATTTgactttgattttaaagaaattttaaacatcgtaatataaaaatttactgagCAGCATATCAAACAATTTAGATGCCTCAATACCCAGCAATTGcctgataaataaatttggtttttgcTGAGTTAGTTCTTTAGTTAAGTTGTAAAGCAGTGTACCATTGAACAATTTATGCAGCTTTAGCGGCTCAAAAGGAGCGTTTAATAAGTAATTCAGAGCAATGCAATCTGAGATACAAGCCTGAAGTTGGTTGAAGCTGTGAACAATGCTTGAACTGAAGAATTCATCGCTGTTACTTgacttttcacaatattttttaagatttgaatgAACTAAATTGGCACCCTGTTGAGAAATTGATGCGCTCGGGTAAACAGCATCCCTTGATGTTTCAAACAGAATCTCTTTAGCTTGGAAATATATCACGCTAAATATAAGCGCTAGTAAAGATTCTTTTTCCGGTTTTGGCGAGCTTTTCAGTAGCCAATAGTTTacgcaaatgaaaaataattgtaaatggcTCGGAACATCCGAGACAAAATCTCCGCTTACTTCCAGAACATTTGACATAAAACTTCGAAGTTGATCTTTATTTAATGTATGTATATCACTCAACTTCAAGACGAAATTGCCGTTTTTTAGTTCAAAGAGATATTCCACTGGAATTCTCTGTATGATTTTTCCATTTCTATCATATTCTTCTATTTGGCGAATACATTCATGAACGTGCCGTGTGCTGTTTCTAGAATAATGGTGTACAAGTATGCCGTAAATAACCTGTCGAATATAACGTGAGCATGTGTAACTGCTACTTTTGGAAAAGTCATCGATTTGTGGTAATAATATATTCCGATGCAAAGTAATTATGTTCATTAGAATGGGAGGAAGACAACCTTTATGAAAAGCCACAACAAAATCTCTGGGAAGCATTTCTCCACATGGTGTAACCAATTTGGTTTCTTCAATCAAAGCTTCATGAACGTTAGAACTCAAATACTCAAGAATGTTCACCATATTAGTAGGCTTAATTTGGTAATCTTCTATCGAATTTTCAATAATGGATTTCACGTTTTCCCTCTTTTCTAActcaatcaaatttaaaactttactttttgctttATCAAGAGTTTTGGATCGCAGCCAAGAAAAAAGTCCCTCAAACTTATTCCTAAAAGGGACCGTAGCCATATGATGCCAGTAGAACTGTTTGAATTCTTCGTAAGGGGACGCATAATCATTCCCCGCCAATGTTGCCAATAACGGCAAGACATTTCTGTCTTTTAGACAGAATACTGCATGAAgagatttcaaataataaattttacacgaTATATATTTCACTTTAGATCCATTCGTGAGAGTTTTGGTTTTGACACCAACATTGATGTGATTTAGCCTAATGAAACCATTTGGTAAATCGTATATATAGAAATCGCTGTCTTCACTTAAGATTGGACAACCGTAATGCACAGCAAGGCTTGCCATTTGGTTGTCACCTTCGTAATCACATTGAGCATAGAGTATGCCCATTTCTGATAGAGTGTTCTTGAAAACTTCAAAAGCATTAATGGGTAGAACTTCTGTTGAACTTTCCTTGTTctctaagaattttttaatattttttaatttatgtttttgtctTTCAAGTAGTTTCTGCAGCATGCGATCTGACTTATCATAGCCTCCATCAAAAATAACGATTGGCTCAATGTTGCATTCTTTCAAACAAGAGAAGTAATTTATGATGGATGCAGCGTACCTGCAAAAGAGCAAAATTtgttagaataataatttaaagagacAACGCAAATCCatgatttcaaacaaatttcatctacatattttttaatatttatattatttgtcttatgaatataaattttatttaacatcaaACTGTACAAATGGAAGAAAATTCGCAAGGTTTGTGACAcaaaactaattcaaatttttaaaatctttgccATACGtctagatttaaaaatgttcagcTACTTAAAAGCCACAAATAGTGACTTCGATCTagtgtttaaagaaatatttttgcttattataaatataatgtcAGAACTTATTATTTTGTCCATTATTTGTGTTAGTTCAGAAATGGAGCTACTTTCGTATAACTTTTGAGAATTTCCTACTTCCTAAAATTagttagttttttgtttttatagacTACGAACGAGGTTGTCCGACCTAAGATTGTTTGTTTAACACGTTCAcaccgggaaaagtgaaaatactggtagaagagcTATTTccatattagataatattcgggaggagttaatccaTTCTCAGCAATAACAATCCACTgcaaggaaatttatcacggcgatgaagcaattcaatataaaaattgcatccgttaaaaataattggtatttgggcaattccatatgtgacggaatgacattttgacttgcaaaataacaatcaattgaagtttctatgcatctaatttcaaataaacattattttttctcttgcatatcattattattggtaTAATGTGATTcatgaactaaaaatttattttttattttttattttatgaactttttacttgtgtgacggaatgacattttggcaaCCAAGCTTTCGGCATGCCGCTTAGAACTGGTAGTTTCTGTGAATTTTGCAACTATTATTTTcctgaactattttttacttttagtataatgtgtaagcaatgtaaattgtgaatttggaaaattaacctcaggttggctagcagttattaacatctatttgctgtgacggaatgaccgtgacggaatgacaaaaagtttagtggaagaaagtcttcatttaaaaaatgttttattaatatgtaaatgataaacagAATGTAACAGATAAACAGNttaccagtttttactccggtgcgctgccaagatgaggcAATCTAGCATGACCCACCGGTGGATCaacccggcgtgaacgtgttaaatcgTGTTTCcctattttgtaataaaaattgttaagtttattttagagTTCTTTCATTAAGTGCATATCAATTGAACAACAGTTAATAGTTTCTACAATTACTTCTAGTCAAAGTTACTACAATTACTGCTAGTCAAAGTCTACAGTTACTGCTAGTCAaagaacaaaatgtattttttactgcaattttttttaaactgaaaattctcatgaaataatgcattaagaaatttaaaatttaattggtgCAATTTAAGTAGATCAGTTCGGCTCGTGGGAACGTTCTCGAAGTTTCAGAAAGTTATgaatagtatattattatttgttaagttTGTTAATATGCACTGTTATAGTTTGTCTCAccgaatcattttaaataatgaaaaacaatttttttttttgaaattactctgggaaacaaatttttggTTACATTTATACACACAATACTTGATATCACATCCGATCAACACTTGATCGGGTGtggaaatttcaaatctgaaattagttttactcGAAAAgctacagatatttttaaatgacatttttagacgaaatgtacaagtttaaaagtaaGGGTTTCATATATAACAGTGAGTCGAGTACATGAtacgacaaacttctaggggagttggGGTAcattatcaggattaaaattgcataggaatcTATACCCCGAAATGTGGGTGAACACGGTCAGGGGCGTTTCCTTATTATGAACGtctgttatatataacatttttaaacttgcacattttgacaaaaaaatagacTACAAATTATgtccttttaaaaaactgtagcttgaagagagaaaaatctcttgcaacaacaacaaaaaaaatgttccgCAATGTTTCGATGAACTATGAACAGAATTGTTCGAGAAGTCCTCAGTTGAACGAATGTAAACAACTTGAAAGTTGAAAAGATTCGCATTACTATCTCTGTGTTACAGATACTCATCCAAAAGTTTCCATTTTCGTAAAGACTTTTATACATTTCTCGAAAATTGccaaaaaatcttatattttggCTTTACAATTTCAGTCAATATGCATTCATTAAAAGCTTACAAACAAtctgtataattaatattaaaaaatgtttttatgaaattgaaagaCATGGGTTGTTAAGAGGCATGTCACACGATAAAAGaataacatgaatttaaaaattatatgaaaaactgATGGTCAAGTCAACTtcattcaacattttaataatgataaacgATTTGTTACTTAAACTGTAATGAAAgacaataaagttaaatattttcttgtttgcAAAATAGGATTCGAAAAATTTGCTTATGCCTTTCTTAGTGGTCggataaaatttacattatttttgtagttaactacaactaatttattacaaatgtagttaattacagctttttgtttttaaaaaaaatgttgttattaCAAATTACTTTCGAAATATAGTCACTATTGAagtactttttagtttttctggaagatttaatttatacttGCTCAGAGAATtgtagattgaaaaaaatatagaaaaaactgttttagaaattaaaaggtttattttatcATGGGAAACTGTTAAGAACTAGCTTATTCTCGTTCGAGCCAATTTGgttttttaaggtaaatttttctttcaaagctCAATTTTTTATGCCGCTAACTGCCAAGGATCATTTCACTCCagaaatgttagaaaattataaaatatttgtgattttgttAAGGTCTaaaagcaggggtctgtccagacattttgtaaaaggttcgtttttgtaaaattctggaaaaattactcgtaatttgtgaatataaaataaacgttaagtcacaatCTTTataccagggtccgcttttgtgaatttgtgcaaataggatccgttattgcaaaaaaactttttcaaggagtttttaaattttaaataaatacaagattatgctcagcactgtaaaattataattaaaaaaaatttcaaaaataaacagcaattgctgcttctaaattagagatgcaacatacaaatatttggtatgtAGCCTATACTGATGAAcgtagaatattcatttcggacgaataatggaagaagcgtctgccgaagacaaaatttaattcgtttacatctgtctttctccNCCCcccccctgggaagggtttattcgattaacaataaaactatattcaagataaagaaatttgttaagGGTtcgataaaaagataaattattttgtgaagggtccgtttttaagttaaaatattttgtgaagggtccgtttttatgaaaagatattttgtgaagggtccaataacagtcgaaaaaaaCGATTGAAATACTATATGGTTTAACGAGAATATTGACGCAAAACGAGCGCGtcaaagaaagattttttgaatCCGCAATTCGAATTTCGCGTGCCGTAATAATACcggtatatttcaaaaattaatgagagtataaataataactgaTCAATAAAGGACATTGAATCggaatttcggaaaaaaaagcaaaaattagtaGCATTGCCCCCccccacattttttttaaatcaaaacactGCATAAATTTAAGATGGAATCGGCGCGAGTTGTGAGCAAAAAAGGGAAAACTCAAAtgcgcttttaaaaattttttatgtgcgtaattttctttaaaacacatTGGATCGAtttcatttcaaacaaattaaaaaagaaagtggcACATAATTTTGCAACATACCTGAATTTGTAACGAATTCCTTACTCAcagtcaaattttattaaaatgtaaaatagtgtgcatttgaaaaaaaaaaagatatatgaaTGACAGAACAGGATTTCAATGACGgaactattttttcaattttcgcgATTTCGgttttttctgttatattttctaattgaaattcttCTTTAAACCAGTCATTAtcgactttttttaattcttaaataaaaatagaaaagtcaCGACAATTTCTTTTCCCTCTGATGCGCATGAAaagaatcttttgaaaaatggaatataagtcttgtaatttaatataagttattatataataatctcggagaaaaaaaatcttttgaaaatctcggtagaaaagaaaaccaaaatctatccactattctttatttttcattattcccaggtaaaaatagaaaaatcacgaGCATTTCTTTACCTTCTGATGaattttttaggtaaaaaaaaatcgaaatttctgcagaaatgaaaactaaaattgctTACTTCCTAAAGGAAGactctttctgcaagaactctgtaacgttctgcgacaatgtcgccatGATTGTGCCACGGGGATTTCCTCTAAGTTAAGTACACCGAGAggtatacagaaaaaaatgtacCGTTGATGGACTCTCGTAAGATTTGCACCAATCAGattcgaaaaaaatagttacgTTTGAACCTTGTTTACTAAACTAACTTAATAAGTAGTTGGCAGGAATCGTAACATACTAGTAGTAGTTTTTGTTTCGCACTAGTAACtgcactacttttttttgtaaattgcaCATTTTACAACAAATTACGAAAACAAGTAGCAACTACAGTGGTTTCCGTAATTACAGCACGTTAGTTCTGTCAGCTGTTTTCCCTTTAGAAGTATTACTCAAACTTGGGGTGATAAATTCATGGGTTCACATGTGCATGACCATATCAGTCATTGGAAAGCATAATGCATCTAATAGATCTAGCAATTAGATGCAGATAATTATGCATCTAATCGTTTAAGTCCTGTTTATCATTTTAGGATAACCAACATACTTAGCTTTTGACAGCATACCCTAGACGTGATAATTTTAATACGAACTTCAGTGCTTTAGACACAATTCTTTTAATCagtcaatttattaatatatttgcataataCTAAACTCTgctactaaataataaaatttatcaaactgCAGAATAACAAactgatactttaaaaaaaaatatttatctatggagaaaagcaaagttttttttttatcacattactTGATacataagataattttaaaataaataaattcagaaatgaaagtaagaaatatttatagagcaatgcaaatgcaaattaaatattttaattagagaaattttattacgtcttaaatgatttaaaataaaacaaacacatTATACCAGAAAATAAGATTCACGTTCAGTTGGGATTCAGTTGCTCAGCAcatcatatttttaacttactcgtgggctgcgccccctgctcgctaacgctcgccaacccctgaaaattgctacgcaatcttatatggtttgcttcgcaaaccaagctcgcttcgctcgctactaacttaggtacattgcaaatgcacaaaattctaagaattcgaaacaatcattcaaatccatatagcaactttttttttaaaaaaaaaattacatctttttagtaaatactaagtcattaaaataaatttgaattcaaataaatgacatgtaattcgttaaacctattagaaatgtgctatagtataaaatgttaagtataatttctaaaactaatatctctttaaaaaggttaaaattttagctataattaagtctattaaaaattgaaataagtgaatcgCAATggaaaacctgcataaacaaataagttcttgtaaaacaaataaattcgtgatataaatcagaaatcgtcaaataaattcgtaatatataaattcgtgaaaaaaaacgctttcgactaaatactaaaatagagatctattgataaagactactcacttctgcctagcttatgctctctctgattatttcagtttccgtttttaaaagcgctatatgttgagccatctcatctagatttggcatgtgacatttttagcggcaatcattggtcaatTTTCTAgtgttgccattcggggagttgtaatgaggcttttttttgccgccgtgtaagagaaatatatagatATCATTTATAGATTTAgtgaattataagaaattttatgaatgttgaATCTTTTAAATGGCTTTTCAAGGTACAGAAAATTAGACATAAGGTTGAAAAACGTTAAACGGTTTAAAAACCCATGTTCGAATCTCTCGTGTTGtaataacattgtattaaaaatatcaagttcttcctaagaaaaaaaaactggaaataaGTAGTAATAACTGTAAGAAAAAAGGGTTCAAAAGTAACCCGGATTGACGATGAAATCCGTAAAAATAGAGCACATCTTAAGCTATGCATACACTAAAATCAAATGCTAAACTGAATTTCACTGCACGCCTATGAGTTAAACCTTactttaagttaatattttttaatgaaacgatacgaggaaaaattttttttcctcatggTGTAGTGTAAATTATAATGAACAAATAGTAAAGAAAGGAAAACTTACACATCATAATCTCCTCCGTATATGTAAGCAGCTCCACTGTAAGCATACAAGCAATGTAGAAGACTGCATCCATCTATAACAACTGATGTATCATGCAATTCGAACAATTCACTCAAGTTACATTCTTCAATAAATCTGCTTAAACCACGAACTCCCATCTTGAACTTCAAATGTAGCACAAGTTaagaattttcttcaattattccGTTTAAATACAATCAGGAATCATATCATATTCAGATAAAAACTGGGGCGTCAATCATTAGTTaaggaaggaaataaatattgtgaaCACAAAGGGAAAATAACCTAACCAAAACAATAAATCACTCTATCATTATTAgctgcttttaaaataagttaaggaTTTCTTTATTTGGGTTTTTTATCatcataagttatttattttaatctctcCTCTCTCAATTTTTTACTGATTCGACTGAAAATCATGGCTTAAGTCAATTGAAAAGGATTATAACAAGCGgtgttcataataaataattctaataaagaTGCATTACACCCCCTCACGAGTTCATGACGCGTTACGGGAAAATTCCCATTTGAACAAGTGTCTATCGCTCCTTTTCACCAAGGACGGACACTTATCAAAGTCGAACGTAGTCTAacttatattaaatgaattgaacTTGTTAAATCAGGGGcggattacccattaggccagactaggccatggcctggggcccccaatgattaggggcccccttaaaaaaatttttttggaaataaattaaaaaaaaattaagaaaagcaatgatttaaaaaaaatcaatttcaaatatatattaataaaatacgataattcttttagttctaatttaacaaaataaagtaaaatttaatttattattaattattttaattttaaatatgctttcttaaatgaaaagatctatgaatacttttataattgaataaataaaaaatatacgagaaaaattttttaactaagggccccaaa is part of the Parasteatoda tepidariorum isolate YZ-2023 unplaced genomic scaffold, CAS_Ptep_4.0 HiC_scaffold_1586, whole genome shotgun sequence genome and harbors:
- the LOC122272934 gene encoding single-strand DNA endonuclease ASTE1-like, whose translation is MGVRGLSRFIEECNLSELFELHDTSVVIDGCSLLHCLYAYSGAAYIYGGDYDVYAASIINYFSCLKECNIEPIVIFDGGYDKSDRMLQKLLERQKHKLKNIKKFLENKESSTEVLPINAFEVFKNTLSEMGILYAQCDYEGDNQMASLAVHYGCPILSEDSDFYIYDLPNGFIRLNHINVGVKTKTLTNGSKVKYISCKIYYLKSLHAVFCLKDRNVLPLLATLAGNDYASPYEEFKQFYWHHMATVPFRNKFEGLFSWLRSKTLDKAKSKVLNLIELEKRENVKSIIENSIEDYQIKPTNMVNILEYLSSNVHEALIEETKLVTPCGEMLPRDFVVAFHKGCLPPILMNIITLHRNILLPQIDDFSKSSSYTCSRYIRQVIYGILVHHYSRNSTRHVHECIRQIEEYDRNGKIIQRIPVEYLFELKNGNFVLKLSDIHTLNKDQLRSFMSNVLEVSGDFVSDVPSHLQLFFICVNYWLLKSSPKPEKESLLALIFSVIYFQAKEILFETSRDAVYPSASISQQGANLVHSNLKKYCEKSSNSDEFFSSSIVHSFNQLQACISDCIALNYLLNAPFEPLKLHKLFNGTLLYNLTKELTQQKPNLFIRQLLGIEASKLFDMLLSKFLYYDV